In the genome of Anabaena cylindrica PCC 7122, the window TAGGTGCAATTACTCGTGTTGATAAATTGTTTTTATCTAATAATGCCTGAAATTCTTCCACACTTCCCTGAGTTTGGATAAATTTGTTTAATAATCCCTCAAATATAACATCTCCTCCTGCTGCTGTAGGTAGCATAATTTGAGGTTGTAACCATTTGGCGACTTCTAAGGCGCTATTCATCCCTTTAATAATTGGCCCTAGTATAGGCAAACTCAAATCAATCATTGGTGTAATCACCACATCAATTGGTGCAAACTCTTTAAGTTGTGGAGAATGATATCCATGTGGTTCGTAATAGAGCTTTAATCCGCTGGCTAATTCCTTGAGAAAATAAGCGTTTTCTAAAATAGTTGGGCCAATTGGAGAACCGGGAAGAGATTTAATTTCTACTTGATTATTCAAGGTGAATGTTTCACCATGATTGAGAGTTATGACTTGGGTATAACCCAACTGCGTTACTACTTTTGCTGCATTAGGAGAAGCTACAACTTGAATATTTTTGTCAAGCTGTTTGAGAGTTGGTAGATGAGCATGGTCTTCCAAACCCTGGGATAACAAAATCAAATTAATATTTTTTGGTATTGGTCTCTCTTGAGTCCGATAACCTTTAAATAACCAATCCAAATTGTTGAAGGTTAAAGAATCAACTAACCAAGGATCTATTAGTATCCGCTGTTCACCAATTTCTATCAACCAACTATTGCTGTCTAACCAAGTGAAGTACATATATATATGTGAAGGTAGTATTCAGTAATGCCTGTTTTTATTATCTTGTTTCTGCCTGCCGCTACCTCATGGATTTTCTTTTGCACCTAACATTTGTAATAGTTTATCAACATTATCCAATTCGCCAACAATGCGCCGAATTGGGTGAGGCCAAACCTTGACTAGGGTAGGAGTTGCAGAAACTTGATCGATTTCTGCTTGTTCTGGGTGGGTGAGAACATCAATTACTTTAAGGGTGTAAGGATAACCAAGCGATCGCTCTAATAATTCGTGTAAACTTTCTAAACTGCGTTCTGTAGCAACGCTATGACCAGCCACAAACAGACGCAAAACATAGCCTGGAGTGTTGATTATTGCCTGTTTTGGGTTCAAAATCTTTTGCTGGTATCTGGGAGCCATATCAGCACGGTCTAAGCGGACAATTAAGTCATGGTCTTCCCACAATTGGGGAAATGCAGATCGATAAGTTGTTAATACCATGCGATCGCACAATCCCTCCTGCCAAGGGGCCCTTTGCCATACTATATCCCCCGTACCAAAAATAGCTTTCAGCACCGATTGATGACGCATCACAGCCGGATACGCTTCGGCAAAAGTTTGCACCTGTTGCGTGCGTGGATTTAACCAATGATCAATAGTTGCTGTATAGCAAGGAACCAAAAAATGCGGCGGCTCTGATAAATCTAGGATTTCTTGTAAAGCCGCGCACAAATGCAAATGCCATCGACCCTGCTTACTAGGGTCAATACAGTAAATTAAATCTCCCCCAGGTGTAAACAGCGCAATACCTTTAAACAACTGGGGTGTAGATAGTTTGTCTGTAGTCAACTTGGTCACAGGTGTCTGGGGACTAGGGACTGGGGACTAGGGTCTAGGAATTGGGAAAAACTCTTACCAATAACCAATGACCAATGACCCATCCTTATTAAACACGTCCTCGGAGGAATTGCATCATTTCATTTGGAGTTGGTGACATTTCTATAGCAGTTTCTTCAGTAATACGACCTTCTTGGTAGAGATTGAATAAAGCCTGATTCATGGTAATCATGCCATCAAAACTGGCTTGCTTCATCAATTCACCAATTTCATCATACTTACCATCTTTAATCCACTCTTTTACAGCCTCAGTGTTAATCAGAATATCGTGGAAAGCAGCCCGCTTGCCATCAGTCGTGCGGCACAAACCTTGGGCAATAATTGCCACTAAAGACTCCGAAACCGCCACCCGCATTGCATCCTGCTCATCACCTGCATACAAATTGAGAATCCGTTCAATAGTTTTCACCGCACTATTGGTGTGCAATGTTCCCATTACCAAGTGACCAGTTTGAGCAGCTTTCAAGGCAGTATTAACAGTTTCCTTATCCCGCATTTCCCCCACTAGAATCAAATCTGGATCTTCTCGCAAAGCTGCTTTCAAGGCGTTGTCGAACTTGCGGGTATGCATTCCCACTTCCCGCTGCTTAATTAATGACTTACGGCTTTGGTGTACAAATTCAATTGGATCTTCAATAGTAATAATGTGCTTCGGCATCTCTCTGTTGATGTAATCAACCATTGCCGCCATTGTCGTAGATTTACCAGAACCAGTAGGCCCAGTCACCAAAATCAAACCTTTATGATAATGGCAAATATCCCGAAAAACTGGAGGTAATCTCAACTGATCCATGGATAATATTTTCAGCGGAATTAACCGCAGCACCATTGCATATCCTCGCAGGGAGTCAAAAACATTAATCCGTACCCTGGCAAATTCGTACTGAGTTGCACCATCAAATTCCAGATTGTCTTGAAATTTTTGGATTTCTGCATCTGTCATTATCTCCCGTAACCAACCGATAAAAGTAGGTTTATCAACTTCTGGATAATTCGTTGTTTGAATTTCTCCTTTGTTACGGAAACGGGGTATTTCACCCACACCTACGTGAACGTCAGAAAATCCCTGATCAAAAGCTTCCTGAATCAACTGTGCCAAAGTTAATCCCACAGGCTGTTTAGGAGTAGCTGGTGAAGCAGGTGTCATTGATGGTGGTGGTGTCACTGGACGTTGAGCCGCAGCTGGTAGTGGACTAACAGAGGAATTACTTGTCCTCTGTGTTGACACCTGCATTGTTTGTGTAGGCTCGTAATGTAGTGGAGGTGGTGGTGGTAGATTGCGGGATTGGGATTCCATCATATAAATCTTGTGTGGCTTTTGGGACGGAGAATGTTTTAGGGTTTTATACAAAAAATTTCAATTTTCTATCTGTTAATTAAGTCATTTCCACAAAAGTAATAAATACTTACATCTGTTTCCACACTTGAGGCAGATAGGAAGACGAGAGGAAATTAGGCACAACACTCAGTTTTAGGCTATCCACCTCCATCTGTGTTTTTTTTGCTGCTAATTTCAGGAGTTATCGGTTATATACAAATTCTTTTACCAATATAACCTGGTTTTACACCAGTTAATCTTCAGTACTATCGCGCAAATACTTGATTAATGTGTTGTGTCTAATAAGACTCAAATTGCGAATTACAAATATTTCACGGTGTTATATGAGAAATTTCTGACCTTTTTCTACCCAATTGAGTGACAAAGTCAGCAGCAGATAATTTTTTCAGCCCCGTCTGAGAATTATGAGAATCAATCCTAGTTTTTATAAGAAATGTTAAGCTCAATCGTCATCGGGATTTGGGGATCAATATATTACTCTTGTACCCATGAGGGTCTATTCCTGAAGGCATATAGCGGAACTGGTTTGATCACTAAAACCTAAATTGAACGTTACATTCATAATTACAAAAGATTAACTGTAAACTTTAGTAAAGAAATGCTCATCTTTTCATCAGGTTTCTATATACTGGATTTCACTGAATCATTTCAGTTAGCTCGTAAACAGCGAGAAGTAACTGAAGTCAAACTTTAAACTTTAGCTATGTAATTTTGGGAGGAAAAGTCATGGTTTTGGCTCAAAGCTCTAATCAAGGAAAGACCTACTCCTTGTTGATGATGAAAAGCTTTTTGATATGGACTTTCACATTGGCAGTGTGTTTGCTAGTTGTTGGTTTTCCATTAGTTGTGGTAATGGCTACGGTCGGATGCCTGTTGTCGATTGTGTTGCAATCTGTAATGCCTGTTAGTGCTGTTTTGTTGGTGGCAGGTGGTTTAATAATGTTTAATGTTATGGCAGTGTTGATCATGGCCGGTGTGCTGACTGCAAAAGGTGTTCATCCCAAAGAAGTCAGATGGTTAAGCTGGCTGCATGGTGAGGAAGACAAGGCGCAGACTACTGTTTTTGCAGCTTGTCCTTTAACTTGTGAACTCAAATAGTTAACACATTGTTAAATTCGACAAACAGTTCATCTGCCCGGTTAAGCCGGGTTTTTTCATGACTTCCTGACTATCAGAATCAGTAATTAGGGCTTGCTAAATAAATCTAAAACTTAGATATATCAAGAGTTTGAAGGTTAAAAAAGTGAATCAGGTGCAAGGAATAAGTGCTGAAACTACCAAAAACCTATCACTTGAGCAGATTCAAAACTCTTCTTCTAATTCTTCCTCCTGACTCCTGACTCCTAGCCTTCACAGATCACTTTTTCCGCAAACCCTAATTAGTCTTGTATTCCACCAAACCCTAACTAAGTGCAAGAAAGCCCCTTTATCGGCTCAATGGATTTCTGTTTTGTGCTGCTGAAATTATGGTTTGCTCAATTCTTTTCAATCTAGTCTCTGGACGTTTTGCACTGTCAATCCAAAATAGAATATTCTTCTTAGATGAATTACTAAACGCCTCAAAATTAAGATTGGCTGAAGAGTTTGCTTCTAGAGCTTGTTTCAAATCTATGGGAATTATCAATGCTTCGATCGCATCTAAGGCCTTCCATGAGCCATTTTGTTTTGCAGCTTGAATTTTTCCCAGACCCACCTCGGTCATTAAGCCTTGTTCAATTAACTCTTCAATATATTGCTTATTTAATTTTGACCATACACTTTTCGGTTTTCGGGGTGTGAAAATTTGCTGATAACGCTCTGCATCCAATGATTTAACTTTACTATCAATCCAACCAAAGCAGAGAGCTTGTTTGACTGCTTCGCTATATCTAACGCTTGGTTTACCGCTTTTGACCTTGTAGTAAATCAACCATATACCAGGAGAGGTAAGATGATTCTTTGCTAACCACTCCCGCCATTCTTGCCGATCACTAGCATAAATAGTTTCCAATTGGTCTTCAAATTTTGGCATTCTCGAAGAGAGTAGGGGATTGTAAGGTTGAAAGCCCAATAAATAATTTTACAGCGATTTTTGGGTAAATGAACCACATTTTTCTGTCTCACGCAGAGGCGCAGAGGCACAGAGAGGAATCAAGAGCGTGGTCTAAATACATGATGCTGTAGTATGCAGTATTCACCCTGAGTTGAGATATGAACGAGAACATTAAATGATATGGGTGCGGCTGATTAGTTATAATTCCTGCATCTGTACAAAAATTCTGGTGTTGCTGATTGAAAATATGAATATAGCAATTCCCAAGCTCATGAAATACACCCCACCCGCGCTGTCGCGCACCCTCCCCTTGGTAAGGGGAGGGTTGGGGAGGGGTAATTTTGTATCTAACTAGAGTGGGAAAGGCTATATATCTCACGCAATCGCTTTTAAGGATCTGGTAAGAGTAGGCGCAAAAACGCAAGGAATCAAGATTTAGCTTTTTTGAAATTCATATCCAAATTCAGCAACGCCAAAATTCTTAATACCTTTGTGCTGCCTTAATTTAAGGATAAATATTTAACCGAACACGATATGACTAATGACTAATAACTCATGACTAATCAAAACCGAGTTGGCATTATTTTAGGTACTCGTCCCGAAGCAATTAAACTAGCACCAGTAATTCAGGTTTTCCAAGGTTGTCCAGATTTGGCAGTACAGGTAATTTTGACTGGACAGCATCGGGAAATGGTTGCACAGGTGATGCAGTTGTTCAACTTAAAGGCAGATCATAATTTAGAAATTATGCAGCCTAAACAATCTCTAAATGATATTACCTGTCGGAGTTTGCAAGGTTTAGAAGCTTTATTTAGAGAACAAAAGCTAGATTTAGTTATAGTCCAGGGCGATACGACAACAGCTTTTGCGGCAGCTTTGGCAGCTTTTTATCAAAAAATCCCTGTGGGTCATGTGGAAGCGGGGTTAAGAACTGATGATTTATTTAATCCTTACCCAGAAGAAGCTAATAGAAGGTTGATTTCGCAAATCACGCAGTTACATTTTGCTCCGACTTCTTTAGCAATGGAAAATTTGCAAGCTTCTGGGGTGTTGGGGAAAATTCACCTGACGGGTAATACGGTAATTGATGCGTTGTTGAATGTGGCTGCAACTAAACCTGTTTGTGATATACAGGGTTTAAATTGGGATAAATATAGGACTATACTGGCAACAGTGCATCGCCGGGAGAATTGGGGAGAACCACTGCAAGCGATCGCACAAAGTTTTTTACAGATTCTCGCAAAATTTCCTGATACAGCCTTATTATTGCCTTTACACAGGAATCCTACAGTTAGGGAACCATTGCAGCAACTGTTAGGGAATCATCCCCGCATATTCTTGACAGAACCTTTAGATTATGGTGAATTAGTAGGGGCAATAGTGCGATCGCACTTATTACTAACAGACTCCGGTGGTTTACAAGAAGAAGCACCCAGTCTCGGTAAACCCGTACTCGTTCTCAGAGACACCACAGAAAGACCAGAAGCCGTTACCGCTGGAACAGCCAAATTAGTAGGAACCGAAACAGAAAGTATTGTTGCTGCTGCAAGCGAGTTACTCAGTAACCCCGAAGCATACACAGCAATGGCTAATGCAATCAATCCTTTTGGTGATGGTCATGCAGCAGAACGCATTTTGGCAATAGTGCAGAATTATTTGGAGTAAAAATAAAAACTCAAAACCCCTCCAGCTTGTAAGGAGGGGTTTCAAAAGGATCTTTTGACGGGCTAACTAATACCCAAAGCGTTACGAGTTGCAGGCCCAACCACACCATCTACACGCAGACCATTTCTGCTTTGAAAATTGCGGACTTGTTGAGCAGTATTTGGGCCATAGACACCATCAACTCTTATTCCTAAAGCTCTTTGAACTGATCTCACCGCTTCACCCCTAGAGCCACGTCTTAACAAGACCCGACCACCAACACCAAGACCAGGACGATTAGGAGATGTTCCCCGATTCATACTAATCCATCTTTCAGAGACATAATATCCTTGGTAGCGTCCTGAAGTGATTTGAGCAAAACCATTTCTAACATTTCCCGTACTGCCAATATTTGTGCCATTAGGTACACAAGCTACAGATGAATTACCACCACTAGGCCCTCTCCGAATATATAAACAATTTCCATTAGTTCTCACATATTCTGCTGAAGCTTCTTGAACTTGGGATACAGCCGCAAGCAAAACAGTTATACCAGCTAAAGTTAACCAAGCAGAAGATTTCAGTAATTTTTGCCAATTAACTGGAAATTCGGGAAGATTCAATTCAATATTTACAGGTTCCTCTTCATTCGCCATATACATATACGAATAAGCCATATATTCCATGATGCCCTGCTCCTTGACGTGAATGGTTGGCTATTACTCAGATTTAATTTGCGTTTGTCTAGATTTAATTAATCTAGATGTATTTTATACTCTTTAATCGGCAGAAATTTTGGCTGCATATTCCGCCCTTTCAACTGTCACAAAGGGTATTTTTTTACGAAATCATGACTTACTCAACTGAATAGGAGCTTCAATTACCCACACTATCTGAAGTATTAAAATTATCAGATCGAATCGGACTTCCATACCGCCATACTTCTACCTTTTCAGGACTAATTAAGTACGAAAAAGTACCATTATCTGCTCGATATTTATTTTGGCCAACATTCCAAGCTACTATCTTGACAGGTTTACTTGCATCTTGTTTTGATTGACCAATGTAAAATAATTGACCCTTTTCTTGACAAACTTGAACACGAATCTTTTCTGTCTCACCTGCTATAACTGTCACACCGCTGCATTTATTATCAGTACTCACTGGTGTAAGAATTGGTTGTGAAGGTGAAACTGGTTTCTTTAATGGTATTTTTGCTGTAGTTGAAGATGGTAATAGGTGCAGAGGATCAACTGATATCCGACTGTCTGGATGAAATTCAAAGTGTAAATGAGGCGCTGTACTATTACCTGTAGACCCCATTTCGGCAATTATTTGGCCTTGATTAACTTGTTGACCCTTACTCACCAACAAACGACGATTGTGACCATAGACTGTCACACTATGATCAGGATGCTTAATTTCTATAAAATTACCTAAGCCCCAATCATCCCAACCAGCTTTAATAACTGTACCAGATGCAGCAGCGAAAATAGGAGTACCACTTGCTCCAGCAATATCAATTCCTTCATGTTGATATTTACGGAAACCTTGAGAAACAATTCCGTGAGTAGGCCAGATTAAAGTAGTCTCTATTGAAAAAGTTGGCTTAACGAGGGAGGCTTTGACTATTTGAGGGAATGCAGATGTCGTTGTACCTAAAATAGATGTGAAAGATATGATGCCAATTAAGGTATAACTACAGAACCGAGAAATAGTATTTTTTTTCATAAAAAACTCTTAAGTTCTTTATTTGCTGTTTCAGCATTACTCGGCTGACATCAGGAAAATTGCTACCATTAAATTAATAATGCACCGTTGACGTTTTAGTTGTGGCTGTCTGAGGGACTTGCACATTAAAAAAATCCCCAATTTGGAGGATGGGTTACGCTGCGTAACCCAGCATTATCCCCTGAATTTATGGCGGATTATGGACTGCTATCCTAGCCTACAAGGTTTTTGGTCACATCTTGAGAAAGTTCTATTATTGTGACAGAGGAATAGATGCGTTATTTAAGTACTTTAAAATTTTCAATTGTTAAATATAATTCTTCATCTGCCATCTGTTGGCTATAATCAACGTTAATTTGGGACGGGTAACCGAGTTTGGGGTCGTATTTCACTGTTAGACTATCTGCTTTGCGAGCGATCGCATCTTGAATTACACTAAACAGCTTAGGGACAGTATTATATTGTTGGAATAATTCTTTATCAACAGGTTTGCCAGTGGCTACAGAAATCACAGAAGTTGTCACACCATTACGGACTTCAACAATCACAGGGCCTCTAGCTTCAGGTGTGCAGAAGCAACTCCGCGTTAATTGATAGCGATATTTAGATATCTTTTGCTGTTTCCATAATTGCCTATTTTTTCTTAACTGTCCCAAATTGGAATCGGTGGGTCGTGCTTGTGCGATTTGAATAGGTGGTTGAGCAATTAATGGTGAATACAACCCCAAAGAAATTAG includes:
- the wecB gene encoding non-hydrolyzing UDP-N-acetylglucosamine 2-epimerase, with the translated sequence MTNQNRVGIILGTRPEAIKLAPVIQVFQGCPDLAVQVILTGQHREMVAQVMQLFNLKADHNLEIMQPKQSLNDITCRSLQGLEALFREQKLDLVIVQGDTTTAFAAALAAFYQKIPVGHVEAGLRTDDLFNPYPEEANRRLISQITQLHFAPTSLAMENLQASGVLGKIHLTGNTVIDALLNVAATKPVCDIQGLNWDKYRTILATVHRRENWGEPLQAIAQSFLQILAKFPDTALLLPLHRNPTVREPLQQLLGNHPRIFLTEPLDYGELVGAIVRSHLLLTDSGGLQEEAPSLGKPVLVLRDTTERPEAVTAGTAKLVGTETESIVAAASELLSNPEAYTAMANAINPFGDGHAAERILAIVQNYLE
- a CDS encoding M23 family metallopeptidase, whose protein sequence is MKKNTISRFCSYTLIGIISFTSILGTTTSAFPQIVKASLVKPTFSIETTLIWPTHGIVSQGFRKYQHEGIDIAGASGTPIFAAASGTVIKAGWDDWGLGNFIEIKHPDHSVTVYGHNRRLLVSKGQQVNQGQIIAEMGSTGNSTAPHLHFEFHPDSRISVDPLHLLPSSTTAKIPLKKPVSPSQPILTPVSTDNKCSGVTVIAGETEKIRVQVCQEKGQLFYIGQSKQDASKPVKIVAWNVGQNKYRADNGTFSYLISPEKVEVWRYGSPIRSDNFNTSDSVGN
- a CDS encoding circadian clock KaiB family protein, encoding MTKLTTDKLSTPQLFKGIALFTPGGDLIYCIDPSKQGRWHLHLCAALQEILDLSEPPHFLVPCYTATIDHWLNPRTQQVQTFAEAYPAVMRHQSVLKAIFGTGDIVWQRAPWQEGLCDRMVLTTYRSAFPQLWEDHDLIVRLDRADMAPRYQQKILNPKQAIINTPGYVLRLFVAGHSVATERSLESLHELLERSLGYPYTLKVIDVLTHPEQAEIDQVSATPTLVKVWPHPIRRIVGELDNVDKLLQMLGAKENP
- a CDS encoding type IV pilus twitching motility protein PilT translates to MMESQSRNLPPPPPLHYEPTQTMQVSTQRTSNSSVSPLPAAAQRPVTPPPSMTPASPATPKQPVGLTLAQLIQEAFDQGFSDVHVGVGEIPRFRNKGEIQTTNYPEVDKPTFIGWLREIMTDAEIQKFQDNLEFDGATQYEFARVRINVFDSLRGYAMVLRLIPLKILSMDQLRLPPVFRDICHYHKGLILVTGPTGSGKSTTMAAMVDYINREMPKHIITIEDPIEFVHQSRKSLIKQREVGMHTRKFDNALKAALREDPDLILVGEMRDKETVNTALKAAQTGHLVMGTLHTNSAVKTIERILNLYAGDEQDAMRVAVSESLVAIIAQGLCRTTDGKRAAFHDILINTEAVKEWIKDGKYDEIGELMKQASFDGMITMNQALFNLYQEGRITEETAIEMSPTPNEMMQFLRGRV
- a CDS encoding DUF6174 domain-containing protein — translated: MRLPIAIGAGLLISLGLYSPLIAQPPIQIAQARPTDSNLGQLRKNRQLWKQQKISKYRYQLTRSCFCTPEARGPVIVEVRNGVTTSVISVATGKPVDKELFQQYNTVPKLFSVIQDAIARKADSLTVKYDPKLGYPSQINVDYSQQMADEELYLTIENFKVLK
- a CDS encoding peptidoglycan-binding domain-containing protein is translated as MEYMAYSYMYMANEEEPVNIELNLPEFPVNWQKLLKSSAWLTLAGITVLLAAVSQVQEASAEYVRTNGNCLYIRRGPSGGNSSVACVPNGTNIGSTGNVRNGFAQITSGRYQGYYVSERWISMNRGTSPNRPGLGVGGRVLLRRGSRGEAVRSVQRALGIRVDGVYGPNTAQQVRNFQSRNGLRVDGVVGPATRNALGIS
- a CDS encoding MBL fold metallo-hydrolase, producing MYFTWLDSNSWLIEIGEQRILIDPWLVDSLTFNNLDWLFKGYRTQERPIPKNINLILLSQGLEDHAHLPTLKQLDKNIQVVASPNAAKVVTQLGYTQVITLNHGETFTLNNQVEIKSLPGSPIGPTILENAYFLKELASGLKLYYEPHGYHSPQLKEFAPIDVVITPMIDLSLPILGPIIKGMNSALEVAKWLQPQIMLPTAAGGDVIFEGLLNKFIQTQGSVEEFQALLDKNNLSTRVIAPNPGEQIAF
- a CDS encoding YdeI/OmpD-associated family protein, whose amino-acid sequence is MPKFEDQLETIYASDRQEWREWLAKNHLTSPGIWLIYYKVKSGKPSVRYSEAVKQALCFGWIDSKVKSLDAERYQQIFTPRKPKSVWSKLNKQYIEELIEQGLMTEVGLGKIQAAKQNGSWKALDAIEALIIPIDLKQALEANSSANLNFEAFSNSSKKNILFWIDSAKRPETRLKRIEQTIISAAQNRNPLSR